The nucleotide window atacattCATATGTGAGAATGAGGTCACTTTAGAGGCTTCTACCCTTCTGATATGGTCTAGTTCCGGGGCAGTCACTACTTGGCCATGTTCGGCTCTTTGCCCTCTCTCCGTGGGCCTGGGCTGGCTTGGCTACGTGATTTATTAGAGTCCATCTTTCACTTGCATGTTTTTTCACATGGCCGTGGATGGGGATGGAATGAAATTTGTACTCTTATAGAATTATTATAAACCCAAGCCATTTCCAGCCAACCCATTCTCCCGGAACACCGTGAATCCTTCCATTTGAGCTTGCGATGTCGTCTACTTCTAGAAATGACAATTGTTTTTGTCGGAAATGGAGGAAAGAGCAATATCAGAAAGTGTGAATGCTGAACCTTTAGAGACTTGATTACAAATGGAAAGGAATTAGAGTACATGGGTGTGTTATCAATGGACTTATGATGATGTCATGCGCCAGTGATCTACTGGATCGATTTTTCGGTCTCAATTAGTAATGGCAGCGACAGTGACAATGGTGTCGCCAATTGGGTTCGCAACGATAATGGTTCCAACAATTTTGTTTCTATCATTTTGAGATTGTTTCGGttggttttgaattgattttgttcaATTAGGTTTGGATTATTTGGGTTTGAATATTGATTTCTTTGATTTGAGGGTATTTGGTGAGGAATTGTGACAGATCAAATTGTTACAGATAGTCGATCCAACAAAATCTTAATAGACTGATTTGGGTTGAATTTgagttttaaatattaaatattcattacaaaaatatatattcttttataataatatttataaattttatatttttattttaaataaaatagaatttaaatatttaataaaagaattaaatattaaaatattaattattaatgaaaaatgattttttatgtagattattaattaaaatatataaaattaaatatatttgggtatttttctaattataataatcaattttatgatgagtttgagttttgaaaatattaatccagtttagacagaataattttcgcTAAtatcttttcatgattttctttgattttggaTTATTTGATATTGATTTCATTCTTGATTTGGTTCAATTTGACTTATTTAATGTTTGATTTAGATTGAGTTACTTAAGGATGAGACAGAGAAGCATAGAGATCAACGAGATTGCACAATGTAACCGTGATGGAAAGATTATCTCTAAACTTATTTAGTTGTAACTTTCTCAACttaaaaacataatataaaattctatcaacttttaaattttacacagtaaaatttttctaatattaaattattaattttttagttaGACGTTAATCTGGACAGTTTTAGCATGGAGttgtcagtatttctcttttttctcttaagttatgtgtaaattgaatcattttttttctataaacaaaataatttttcatacataaagaaaataattttatattttatataagaaatgagagagaaatattgattaagtattatgaagaaattttactGTGTAAACTTTGAATATTTAagtgttttattttatattttaaaattaaaaaattttagtgttataattatataagtttagggataattattaaaatttattttgaaaaggtgagagagagagatatgATATAAGGAGAGAGGCGACAGAGTGGGAGGGATGGAGggtggaggagagagagagagctgaGAGAGAGATGACAAAAACGATAGATAATTTtggtatttaattttaaattagtgTTTGACTTTTATTTTTAGCTTTGATTAATGGAAAATAgtgataaaaaattattataattgaaaatttgaatttaattattttatttttttaaataatttaatttgattaataattttaaaaatttggatGAAAGAATCAAATTATTAACAGAATCAAACATTATAAATACAATCGTAAGGTTTTTAAAATGTAAAACTTAACTAGTATTTTattaaattgtaaaaataaaataataaataaaaatatttattttaatttataaattgataaaatcaattaatttataaaatttaaaaatatatttatttatttatttacaacaataaaaaaattaagtttgcacgttaaaaaaataaattattacaccaattttcatttttataagtCTTATAAATTAGCTTGAGTAAatgtttattatattatttttatttaatttttaaaaatttattaaatatatatttttaatattattttaaataattttaataataaatatatttataaattgtatTAACTACTTTAATCAAATATATTTATAAGCTTTTATTAACCTGTACTTTTAccccttatttttattttgatctTAAAGTggtaaaaaaatagagaaaaattaaaaaaataaaagaaaaaaatttaatttattctatataatttaaataaattattataataaaagatAAATgtaatttctctttttttttaaaaataaaaaataataattatacttttttatatttatattgtaaaagaatatttaaatatattaagaataatttctctttatttttcattaatttaaaaaataaatttttttattttttctcgaTCCTCTTTTATTTAGTGTCcaagtaaaataattttaaaaaaatcaaaattttatttttttttctcctcccaACATTTTTCATATGTAACCAATACCTTCACTGCCCACAATCACAACCGCAGAATTTGTAATCCAAATTTGTAATTAGCGCTCAGGATTCCAAATTTGTAATTACTCTCCCTCGCAGCAGTTCAGTACTGCAGTATTGTACGCTTCTGTGATTTCGTCGTTTAACCTCAAAAACGACACAACACAAAAACCACTAACGAGGTCTCTCGTAAACCCTAGAAAGTGGCAGGGACAATTATACTCCAAAGGAACACGCACAGGTCACGAGGATCCTCTTCGCTACTGAATATGGCAGGATCAGCGGCGAATGCCTCCACGGAAGGCAATTGTGGGGAGGAGATGTCATTGAAAGATAAGGGTAATGAATTCTTCAAAGCGGGAAACTATCTTAAAGCTGCTGCTCTCTACACTCAGGCCATCAAGCTTGACCCTTCAAATCCTACTCTTTATAGGTAAGTGAACAAAACTagggtttttttttattaatattattttctaattgTCTTTCTTTTTGTTTTCATCAGAATAGAATATTGATTGGTTATTAACAGAGTTCGGTTCATTGCTTCAATTGGGTATTCTTTAGTTTTGTATTAGCATTCTTACTTGTCCATTTTTTTTGTGGGTTAACTTTGACTAGGAAATGTAAGATTTTTGCACTCGTTGGAAACTAGTTGGGCTTGTATACATGAGCTAGGAGTTGGAACGCAATGCTAGATATGTGTGATGAACAAATGCACTTTTAATTTCAAGCATTGAGCCACAGAGATCAAATTTAGGCTGTTATTTAGTTGGCTTTTATTAGTTGGATCAATTGttgtagcttttttttttttccatttaattTTGGAATCAAAGTTATCTGTCTGTAAAATGCAAAACAAATGTGCTGTATTTATATCTTCTTCATCCTCAAaagtattttaatttttgaattaaggACAGAGTCAAAACGTCATTTCTGTGAGGTTTATTCATCTCTATCATGTCACAAGAGAGTATGGAAAGTTCAGTTTTCCATGCGGTAGAAACTGATATGACAGATGCGGACACCTtgtttcttttgtactgaatttAGTGGTTCTGCTTCTCCACATTAAGTTCCAGAACTTTTAGAGACATGAAATGTACTTTTCTCTGTTTCTGCTTGATGGCATTAGTGCTACCAATAAAGGTTATGCAACTTTTTTATCTACTTGTGAAAAAAATTTAGAGGATATTTCTGCCAGGTAACGTATTGTTCTTTTGTGTCTTCCACtgcataatgttaattatttcccaGCAATCGTGCTGCTGCATTTCTGCAATTGGTTAAGCTTAATAAAGCACTTGCTGATGCTGAGACAACAATCACATTGAACCCCCAATGGGAAAAAGTGAGCAAAGATACATATTCCTTTTTGCATGAGTTGCACTTAATTTTCCTAAGTTGTTCCTTATGTATTGCCATTTTGATCACCTCCAGGGTTATTTCAGGAAAGGGTGTGTATTAGAGGCCATGGAGCAGTATGATGATGTATGTCTGAAGATCTTATTCTCTTCTCTAGTGTTTGCCTGTTTGGTTGCTTTCTGTACATGAGCATATGATTGTGGTTTAGTTCTGCTGATATTTTTTTACTGTCAATATAAATACAGGCCTTGGCTGCTTTCCAAACATCtctacagtacaatccacagagcACTGAGGTATCTAGAAAGATTAGGAGGATATCCCAATTGGCAAAAGATAAAAAACGAGCTCAAGAAGTGGAGAGCATAAGATCCAATGTTGACATGGCAAAGCACTTGGATGCCTTGAAATCTGAACTGGTGCGTGTCTAAGCAAAGAGCCATGTTTCATGCCCTCTTACATCCATGTTTCATGCTCTTTTACATTTTAACAAGATGCTTATGAACATAAGATGCATTTTTGAGAGTGGcttttttcttttgttcttttctttttaaCTATAATATTCAACATGTACTATTAAATCTGGATGTCTCCATCTAGTATTTTTGTCTTTTCCCTTCATATAGAAAGGTTAATTATCTGAACGATGTCAGATGGGTTTCTGTTTATTATCTTAGTGATCCAATGTGAGAAAGGATTAATTTGGCTCTTTCCTTTTGCAGTCTGAAAAGATTGGGTCTGAAGAGTGTTGTAAAGAGATTTTCTCTTTCCTTGTTGAGACAATGGAGGCAGCTGTAAAATCATGGCATGAAACTTCTAAAGTTGATCCTAGAGTCTACTTTCTTATTGACAAGGAAAAGACGGAGACTGATAAATATGCTCCAGTTGTCAATATTGATAAGGTATCGGCCCTTAAAGTGTGTGACTTATAATGTATACATATTCATTCTTCTGCATCTTGTCTTTTGAGCTTTATGTATTAAAAAAATTGTTGGTTTTTTATGATCATCTTTGTCTTGCTTATTTTTGCAGGCCTTTGAATCGCCTCATACACACAGCAGTTGTTTCACATTTCTTAGACAGTAtgctgaggagactttctcaaaAGCAGCTTGTTTAGTTGTACCAAAAAGTATCATATCTTACCCACAGGTAATGTTTCACATACGCATAGATATAGTTTATAAACATCTTCTTGAAAAGATGAtgccatattttttttttatgggcATAAGATGCACATAAAGGGAGACGTACTCCTACGCACATATAGATAGAAATAAATTGTTACATGAATTGTTAACAGACTTGTTGGCAAGGTCTGTTAGAAGTCTTACTGTATAAATCTAGGTGTGAATTCAAGCAGAACCTTGAAGTCTGTCTGTCTTCAACTGCTAAAACAATTATTGGTCTAATGGAAATCCATTGCCCTTAGTGTTGAGAGCTTGTAAGGTAGTCATCTCCATTTGTTTACAGtagaaaatttgatgaaagactGGATGGACAAAATTATGATATTCTGGGGTATTTGCTTAGAAAACCTTGATGCTGTAGCTATGAGTTTTATTAACTGTTTGTGTGAGAAGGAACTTTGTTGGTACTGCTAACACGGGGTGCTACTTTGTCTTGCCACATGTTGTACTTTCATTGTTTCATGGTCTTATATGAGTGTATTTATCGTGGCTGGCTTTGTAAAGATCCTTGATTTCATAAAAGAGGTATATTCTGTTACAGTTGAATGGATCTCAATGAAATCAGGTTAATGTTGCTTCAGTTTACCCTTTTGTAATAAATTTGGATAACTCAAGTGTATAAATAAAGCAGAGCTTAGTTCATATTAAACCACAGTCTGACATGTGGAGCTATATATTTTAAGTATTTGTCCATGCTGCATTCTCAAAAAGGTGCAATATTTTCATTTTATAaatctttgaaaaattaaaaaaaaaaaaaaaaaacaacttgaGAAAGGATATTTAACTTAGACAAAAAAAATGCCAACAAAACAATTGTTaactagacaagtagagcacattaggttagaggatagaaagaaaagaatgggtagacttaaattgacttggaggagagtagtacaacatgacctagaagcattacacatttctgaggatttaactcaaaatcgtttagagtggagaaagcgaatccatatagccgaccccaaatttttgggataaaagcttagttgagttgagttgagttgagttgtaaatatttttattttctaatattaCATATAAATTATTACACAACTGTTATAATTGTATTTGAAGTATAAGATTTATGGTCCGGTTTCGGTTTTGCTTCATGTAGCTGGTTCCTATAATATAGAGTAGTTATTGGGGTGCAATGACAAATAAAAATCCAGGGTATTTAGTTTTTTTAATTCAGTTTTGATATGCATATGCTCAACATCAACAATTTCTTATTGATTACACAGGTATGGAAAGGTCAAGGATCAAGGAAATGGAAGTATGGGCAACATGATGGCTTCTTTGTTCAATTTGAGTCGCCTTTCTTGCGAAAATTATGGTTTATTCCTAGTACCAGTGAGAAGGGTCAAAAACTCTGCaggttctctctctctttctctctcgagCTAGCTTTTCTCTTCAATTTCTCCCTGCTCATGTGTATGCATGCAATCTTATCCATTAGAAAAGCATTGGTTGGTATTAAATAAAGATTCAGGTACTACAGAGGGCTAAATAGGGTAGAAATGATAGACTGCATCTCAGCATGTGTCGTCATAATTGCATTGAAGtcaaatgaagaaaataaacagTAGTTTTTAATtagcacaataattcttgtttttaaTGTTAACATACATTATGATCTTGTATTCTGCTGTAGCAGATAGATattttgttttctcaaattcattAATTCTTCATGAGATGGCAATTGGCTTTTACTTTAATG belongs to Hevea brasiliensis isolate MT/VB/25A 57/8 chromosome 4, ASM3005281v1, whole genome shotgun sequence and includes:
- the LOC110673250 gene encoding hsp70-Hsp90 organizing protein 2, which encodes MAGSAANASTEGNCGEEMSLKDKGNEFFKAGNYLKAAALYTQAIKLDPSNPTLYSNRAAAFLQLVKLNKALADAETTITLNPQWEKGYFRKGCVLEAMEQYDDALAAFQTSLQYNPQSTEVSRKIRRISQLAKDKKRAQEVESIRSNVDMAKHLDALKSELSEKIGSEECCKEIFSFLVETMEAAVKSWHETSKVDPRVYFLIDKEKTETDKYAPVVNIDKAFESPHTHSSCFTFLRQYAEETFSKAACLVVPKSIISYPQVWKGQGSRKWKYGQHDGFFVQFESPFLRKLWFIPSTSEKGQKLCRDPEPLDISAHEVLPRLFKEKLPNC